In a single window of the Brassica oleracea var. oleracea cultivar TO1000 unplaced genomic scaffold, BOL UnpScaffold00751, whole genome shotgun sequence genome:
- the LOC106319991 gene encoding probable acyl-activating enzyme 17, peroxisomal isoform X1, whose product MAYKSLDSITRSDIEALGISDDVSYKLLRDLDDIIRNHGSSATPPERWIEISRRILHPDLPFSFHQMMYYGCYKDFGPDPPAWLPDPNVASLTNVGGLLERRGREFLGDDYKDPVSSFSKFQEFSVSNPEVYWRTILDELNILFSVPPKCVLDRDRSGDNPGGNWLPGAYLNPARNCLSSSSKRRSDDDVVIRWRNEGSDDLPVNAMTLLELRSQVWLTAHALNALDLVEESAIAIDMPMNVESVIIYLAIVLAGHVVVSIADSFSPREISTRLKISKAKAIFTQDEIIRGDKSIPLYRRVVDAEAPLAIVIPARGSFVRMNLRENDLSWNEFLGNAGKMRGMEYIAVEKPAGACTNILFSSGTTGEPKAIPWTNISPLKSAADAWCHMDVHQGDVVAWPTNLGWMMGPWLVYASLINGACMALYNGSPPGPAFAKFVQDAEVTMLGVIPSIVRTWQNSNSTSGFDWSRIRCFGSTGEASNVDEYLWLMSRAHYKPVIEYCGGTEIGGSFVTGSLLQPQSLAAFSTAAMGCKLFILGEDCNPLVSKFMPPDAEGVGELALWPHVFGASSSLLNGNHYNVYFKGMPTFQGQILRRHGDLFERTSKGYYRAQGRADDTMNLGGIKVGSVEIERVCNSVDDSVLETAAIGVPPPSGGPEQLVIAVVLKSQELTNRDLNLLKKSFNSEIQKKLNPLFKVSSVVTLPSLPRTATNKVMRRVLRQRLTQAGLNSKL is encoded by the exons ATGGCGTACAAATCCCTAGATTCTATCACGAGGTCCGATATCGAAGCTCTAGGAATCTCCGACGATGTATCCTACAAGCTTCTCAGAGATCTAGACGATATCATCCGTAACCACGGCTCTTCCGCCACGCCGCCGGAGAGGTGGATCGAGATTTCTCGGCGGATCCTTCACCCTGATCTCCCTTTCTCGTTTCACCAGATGATGTATTACGGCTGCTACAAGGATTTCGGACCCGACCCGCCCGCTTGGTTACCCGACCC GAACGTTGCTTCTTTGACTAACGTTGGCGGTTTGTTAGAAAGGCGTGGGAGAGAGTTCTTAGGTGATGACTACAAGGATCCGGTTTCGAGTTTCTCGAAGTTTCAAGAGTTCTCAGTATCTAATCCTGAG GTGTACTGGAGAACTATTCTGGATGAGTTGAACATATTGTTTTCTGTACCTCCAAAGTGTGTTTTAGATAGGGACAGATCCGGAGACAATCCTGGGGGTAATTGGCTTCCTGGAGCATACCTGAACCCTGCGAGGAACTGTTTGAGTAGTAGTTCAAAGAGAAGGTCGGACGACGACGTTGTGATCCGATGGCGTAACGAAGGTAGCGATGATCTTCCTGTCAACGCCATGACGCTTCTTGAGTTGCGGTCACAGGTTTG GTTAACTGCACATGCTCTTAATGCCTTGGATTTGGTGGAAGAGTCGGCAATCGCGATTGATATGCCGATGAACGTTGAGTCCGTGATCATATACCTTGCCATTGTTTTAGCAGGCCACGTTGTTGTTTCTATAGCTGATAGTTTCTCTCCCCGTGAAATATCAACGCGGCTTAAAATTTCAAAAGCAAAAGCCATATTTACTCAG GATGAGATCATTCGTGGTGATAAAAGTATTCCTCTTTATAG AAGAGTCGTTGATGCAGAAGCACCATTGGCAATTGTTATTCCTGCGAGAGGCTCATTCGTCAGAATGAACCTCCGTGAGAATGATTTGTCTTGGAACGAGTTTTTGGGAAATGCAGGAAAGATGAG AGGCATGGAATATATTGCTGTAGAGAAACCAGCAGGAGCTTGCACGAACATCCTTTTCTCATCAGGAACCACCG GTGAGCCAAAGGCTATCCCATGGACGAACATTTCTCCTCTGAAATCTGCTGCTGATGCTTGGTGCCACATGGATGTTCATCAAGGAGATGTTGTTGCTTGGCCGACCAACCTTGGGTGGATGATGGGTCCGTGGCTCGTTTATGCTTCCTTGATAAATGGGGCTTGCATGGCATTATACAATGGATCACCTCCTGGTCCTGCCTTTGCCAAGTTTGTGCAG GATGCTGAGGTAACAATGCTAGGCGTGATACCAAGCATTGTTCGGACATGGCAAAACTCAAACTCTACTTCTGGCTTTGATTGGTCACGAATCCG TTGTTTTGGTTCCACGGGTGAAGCTTCAAATGTAGACGAGTATCTATGGCTGATGAGCAGGGCGCATTACAAACCTGTAATCGAGTATTGTGGTGGAACTGAGATTGGAGGTAGTTTTGTCACCGGTTCTTTGCTCCAGCCTCAGTCCCTGGCTGCTTTTAGCACCGCTGCCATGGGTTGCAAGCTTTTCATTCTTGGTGAAGATTGCAATCCTCTTGTAAGCAAATTTATG CCTCCAGACGCAGAAGGAGTAGGAGAATTGGCTCTTTGGCCTCACGTGTTTGGAGCTTCGAGCAGTCTCCTGAATGGAAATCACTACAACGTCTACTTCAAAGGAATGCCCACCTTTCAAGGACAG ATTTTAAGAAGACACGGAGATTTATTTGAACGGACTTCAAAAGGATACTACCGTGCTCAAGGACGTGCTGATGACACAATGAATCTTGGTGGTATAAAG GTTGGTTCTGTTGAGATCGAACGAGTCTGTAACTCCGTTGATGACAGCGTCCTGGAGACAGCAGCCATCGGTGTTCCACCTCCCAGTGGAGGTCCTGAGCAGCTAGTAATCGCTGTTGTGCTCAAGAGTCAAGAGTTAACGAATCGTGACTTGAACCTCTTGAAGAAGTCCTTCAACTCTGAGATACAAAAGAAACTCAATCCACTGTTCAAG GTATCGTCTGTTGTGACTCTGCCTTCCTTACCGAGGACGGCCACAAATAAGGTGATGAGAAGAGTTCTAAGGCAACGGCTTACTCAAGCTGGTCTAAACTCGAAGCTATGA
- the LOC106319991 gene encoding probable acyl-activating enzyme 17, peroxisomal isoform X2 produces MAYKSLDSITRSDIEALGISDDVSYKLLRDLDDIIRNHGSSATPPERWIEISRRILHPDLPFSFHQMMYYGCYKDFGPDPPAWLPDPNVASLTNVGGLLERRGREFLGDDYKDPVSSFSKFQEFSVSNPEVYWRTILDELNILFSVPPKCVLDRDRSGDNPGGNWLPGAYLNPARNCLSSSSKRRSDDDVVIRWRNEGSDDLPVNAMTLLELRSQVWLTAHALNALDLVEESAIAIDMPMNVESVIIYLAIVLAGHVVVSIADSFSPREISTRLKISKAKAIFTQDEIIRGDKSIPLYRRVVDAEAPLAIVIPARGSFVRMNLRENDLSWNEFLGNAGKMRGMEYIAVEKPAGACTNILFSSGTTGEPKAIPWTNISPLKSAADAWCHMDVHQGDVVAWPTNLGWMMGPWLVYASLINGACMALYNGSPPGPAFAKFVQDAEVTMLGVIPSIVRTWQNSNSTSGFDWSRIRCFGSTGEASNVDEYLWLMSRAHYKPVIEYCGGTEIGGSFVTGSLLQPQSLAAFSTAAMGCKLFILGEDCNPLPPDAEGVGELALWPHVFGASSSLLNGNHYNVYFKGMPTFQGQILRRHGDLFERTSKGYYRAQGRADDTMNLGGIKVGSVEIERVCNSVDDSVLETAAIGVPPPSGGPEQLVIAVVLKSQELTNRDLNLLKKSFNSEIQKKLNPLFKVSSVVTLPSLPRTATNKVMRRVLRQRLTQAGLNSKL; encoded by the exons ATGGCGTACAAATCCCTAGATTCTATCACGAGGTCCGATATCGAAGCTCTAGGAATCTCCGACGATGTATCCTACAAGCTTCTCAGAGATCTAGACGATATCATCCGTAACCACGGCTCTTCCGCCACGCCGCCGGAGAGGTGGATCGAGATTTCTCGGCGGATCCTTCACCCTGATCTCCCTTTCTCGTTTCACCAGATGATGTATTACGGCTGCTACAAGGATTTCGGACCCGACCCGCCCGCTTGGTTACCCGACCC GAACGTTGCTTCTTTGACTAACGTTGGCGGTTTGTTAGAAAGGCGTGGGAGAGAGTTCTTAGGTGATGACTACAAGGATCCGGTTTCGAGTTTCTCGAAGTTTCAAGAGTTCTCAGTATCTAATCCTGAG GTGTACTGGAGAACTATTCTGGATGAGTTGAACATATTGTTTTCTGTACCTCCAAAGTGTGTTTTAGATAGGGACAGATCCGGAGACAATCCTGGGGGTAATTGGCTTCCTGGAGCATACCTGAACCCTGCGAGGAACTGTTTGAGTAGTAGTTCAAAGAGAAGGTCGGACGACGACGTTGTGATCCGATGGCGTAACGAAGGTAGCGATGATCTTCCTGTCAACGCCATGACGCTTCTTGAGTTGCGGTCACAGGTTTG GTTAACTGCACATGCTCTTAATGCCTTGGATTTGGTGGAAGAGTCGGCAATCGCGATTGATATGCCGATGAACGTTGAGTCCGTGATCATATACCTTGCCATTGTTTTAGCAGGCCACGTTGTTGTTTCTATAGCTGATAGTTTCTCTCCCCGTGAAATATCAACGCGGCTTAAAATTTCAAAAGCAAAAGCCATATTTACTCAG GATGAGATCATTCGTGGTGATAAAAGTATTCCTCTTTATAG AAGAGTCGTTGATGCAGAAGCACCATTGGCAATTGTTATTCCTGCGAGAGGCTCATTCGTCAGAATGAACCTCCGTGAGAATGATTTGTCTTGGAACGAGTTTTTGGGAAATGCAGGAAAGATGAG AGGCATGGAATATATTGCTGTAGAGAAACCAGCAGGAGCTTGCACGAACATCCTTTTCTCATCAGGAACCACCG GTGAGCCAAAGGCTATCCCATGGACGAACATTTCTCCTCTGAAATCTGCTGCTGATGCTTGGTGCCACATGGATGTTCATCAAGGAGATGTTGTTGCTTGGCCGACCAACCTTGGGTGGATGATGGGTCCGTGGCTCGTTTATGCTTCCTTGATAAATGGGGCTTGCATGGCATTATACAATGGATCACCTCCTGGTCCTGCCTTTGCCAAGTTTGTGCAG GATGCTGAGGTAACAATGCTAGGCGTGATACCAAGCATTGTTCGGACATGGCAAAACTCAAACTCTACTTCTGGCTTTGATTGGTCACGAATCCG TTGTTTTGGTTCCACGGGTGAAGCTTCAAATGTAGACGAGTATCTATGGCTGATGAGCAGGGCGCATTACAAACCTGTAATCGAGTATTGTGGTGGAACTGAGATTGGAGGTAGTTTTGTCACCGGTTCTTTGCTCCAGCCTCAGTCCCTGGCTGCTTTTAGCACCGCTGCCATGGGTTGCAAGCTTTTCATTCTTGGTGAAGATTGCAATCCTCTT CCTCCAGACGCAGAAGGAGTAGGAGAATTGGCTCTTTGGCCTCACGTGTTTGGAGCTTCGAGCAGTCTCCTGAATGGAAATCACTACAACGTCTACTTCAAAGGAATGCCCACCTTTCAAGGACAG ATTTTAAGAAGACACGGAGATTTATTTGAACGGACTTCAAAAGGATACTACCGTGCTCAAGGACGTGCTGATGACACAATGAATCTTGGTGGTATAAAG GTTGGTTCTGTTGAGATCGAACGAGTCTGTAACTCCGTTGATGACAGCGTCCTGGAGACAGCAGCCATCGGTGTTCCACCTCCCAGTGGAGGTCCTGAGCAGCTAGTAATCGCTGTTGTGCTCAAGAGTCAAGAGTTAACGAATCGTGACTTGAACCTCTTGAAGAAGTCCTTCAACTCTGAGATACAAAAGAAACTCAATCCACTGTTCAAG GTATCGTCTGTTGTGACTCTGCCTTCCTTACCGAGGACGGCCACAAATAAGGTGATGAGAAGAGTTCTAAGGCAACGGCTTACTCAAGCTGGTCTAAACTCGAAGCTATGA
- the LOC106319993 gene encoding protein CHAPERONE-LIKE PROTEIN OF POR1, chloroplastic-like produces the protein VETRKTASVWDRREEPCRRLFFSLALLQYLLPSSLHRSSLNHGIQISHVSRTFKTPKCSSADSPYGGNVPTFPRTRVWDPYKRLGISPYASEEEIWASRNFLLEQYAGHERSQESIEGAFEKLLMSSFVKRKKTKINLKTRLKKKVEESPPWLKALFDFVEMPPMDTVFRRLFLFAFMGGWSIMNSAEGGPAFQVAVSLAACIYFLNEKTKSLGRAFLIGIGALVAGWFCGSLVIPMIPTVLINPAWTLELLTSLVAYVFLFLSCTFLK, from the exons GTTGAAACAAGAAAAACGGCGTCGGTTTGGGACCGACGGGAGGAACCATGTCGtcgtctcttcttctctctggcTCTACTACAGTATCTTCTCCCTTCATCGCTCCATCGAAGCT CTCTCAATCACGGAATCCAAATCAGTCATGTTTCAAGAACCTTCAAGACCCCTAAGTGCTCCTCCGCTGATTCTCCATACGGAG gCAACGTCCCCACGTTCCCTCGGACCAGAGTCTGGGACCCGTACAAGCGCCTAGGGATCAGCCCCTACGCCTCCGAGGAAGAGATCTGGGCCTCTCGCAACTTTCTGCTAGAGCAGTACGCTGGACACGAGAGAAGCCAAGAGTCTATAGAAGGCGCCTTCGAGAAGCTCCTCATGTCTAGCTTTgtcaagaggaagaagactaaGATCAACCTCAAGACGAGGTTGAAGAAGAAAGTCGAGGAGTCTCCTCCGTGGCTCAAGGCTCTTTTTGACTTCGTCGAGATGCCTCCAATGGATACCGTGTTTAGAAGACTGTTCCTTTTTGCCTTCATGGGTGGTTGGAGTATCATGAACTCAGCAGAAGGCGGTCCTGCTTTTCAG GTTGCGGTGTCGTTGGCTGCTTGCATATATTTCCTGAATGAGAAGACGAAGAGCTTGGGCAGAGCTTTCTTGATCGG GATTGGTGCATTAGTGGCGGGATGGTTCTGCGGTTCGCTAGTCATTCCCATGATTCCGACGGTTCTCATTAACCCGGCATGGACACTGGAGCTCCTAACGTCATTGGTTGCTtatgtgtttttgtttctttcttgtaCTTTCCTCAAGtag